A genomic region of bacterium contains the following coding sequences:
- a CDS encoding MBL fold metallo-hydrolase, with translation MMHWKMLATLLVAAGLFGQTPPNGGTTPDKPMTDSSSTIRNGRLIDEIRAFNTGVAVWWTGANGWLIKSGDCLMGTDLCLEQSDREIPSPVSAEELAPDIDILFITHEHGDHFEPETARILARKSDCLFVLPRNCLPAAREFGIPEKRIRVAVPRTPFSLTGVEVLPMRAIHGNPRFAVFVDANLEDCGYMITTGGTSLLQPGDTVLLEDHLFLKHVDVLFVSPTEHNTAVDRSVILINELGPDFIFPQHRDTFHVTSENRYWTTAWTHEVRTLLSKPLQERYHILEMGGGMVIRAAR, from the coding sequence ATGATGCATTGGAAGATGCTTGCGACTTTACTCGTGGCCGCCGGCTTGTTCGGGCAAACCCCGCCGAACGGGGGCACCACACCCGATAAGCCGATGACGGATTCGTCCTCCACAATCCGCAACGGACGCCTCATCGACGAGATCCGGGCCTTTAATACCGGAGTGGCCGTGTGGTGGACCGGCGCCAACGGTTGGCTGATCAAGTCCGGCGATTGCCTGATGGGAACCGATCTCTGCTTGGAGCAGAGCGACCGCGAGATTCCCTCCCCGGTGTCGGCCGAAGAACTGGCTCCGGATATCGACATCCTTTTCATCACGCACGAACACGGGGACCATTTCGAGCCGGAGACGGCGAGAATCCTCGCCCGGAAATCCGATTGCCTTTTCGTCCTCCCCCGGAATTGCCTGCCCGCTGCGCGTGAGTTCGGCATCCCGGAAAAGCGCATCCGGGTGGCTGTTCCTAGGACGCCTTTCTCCCTTACGGGAGTGGAGGTCCTCCCTATGCGCGCCATTCACGGGAACCCGCGTTTCGCCGTTTTCGTCGACGCCAACTTGGAGGACTGCGGATATATGATCACAACCGGTGGCACGAGTCTCCTCCAGCCCGGGGACACGGTTCTCTTGGAGGACCATCTTTTTCTCAAGCATGTGGACGTGCTTTTTGTCTCCCCCACCGAACACAACACGGCCGTCGACAGGTCGGTGATCCTCATCAACGAACTCGGACCGGATTTCATCTTTCCCCAGCACCGCGACACGTTCCACGTCACGTCGGAAAACCGCTACTGGACCACGGCCTGGACCCATGAGGTCAGAACCCTTCTCTCCAAGCCCCTCCAGGAGCGCTATCATATTCTCGAGATGGGCGGGGGAATGGTGATTCGGGCGGCCCGTTGA
- a CDS encoding reverse transcriptase/maturase family protein → MISAASFRDRVVHHALCNLIEPVFDRSFIHDSYANRLNKGTHRALNRCQQFARRYKYVLSCDIVQFFPAIDHAILLKTLKRKINDRRIIWLIQTILKSGADILSERYDMVYFPGDDLFAALRPRGLLIGNLTSQFWANVYLNPFDHFVKRELRCPAYLRYVDDFLLFAKDKTSLWGMLERIELFLMKYRLTIHPGSHPRPVAEGISFLGFIVYPQRRRLKRRKVVHFQRRLKRLIADYQTGIIDREKLDASVQGWINHARYGNTEGLQKKVLSHYYSLE, encoded by the coding sequence TTGATCAGCGCAGCCTCTTTCCGCGATCGGGTTGTCCATCATGCCCTCTGCAATCTCATCGAACCGGTTTTTGACCGCTCCTTCATCCACGATAGTTACGCCAATCGCCTCAACAAAGGGACCCACAGGGCGCTCAACCGCTGTCAACAGTTTGCCAGGCGCTATAAGTATGTTCTATCATGTGATATTGTGCAGTTTTTCCCCGCCATCGATCATGCAATTCTCCTTAAAACCTTAAAGCGTAAAATCAATGATCGACGTATCATTTGGCTCATTCAAACTATCCTCAAGAGCGGCGCGGACATTCTTTCAGAGCGCTATGATATGGTCTATTTCCCGGGAGATGACCTCTTTGCCGCGTTGCGCCCGCGAGGGTTGCTTATCGGCAACCTGACCAGCCAATTCTGGGCGAATGTCTATCTCAATCCCTTCGACCATTTTGTCAAGCGCGAACTGCGCTGTCCGGCTTATCTGCGTTACGTGGATGATTTTCTTTTATTCGCCAAGGACAAAACAAGTCTTTGGGGAATGCTGGAAAGAATTGAACTATTTCTCATGAAATACCGGTTGACCATTCATCCAGGCAGTCATCCCCGGCCGGTCGCGGAGGGCATTTCCTTTCTGGGATTTATCGTTTATCCTCAGCGGCGCCGTTTGAAACGGCGAAAGGTAGTACATTTTCAACGCCGACTCAAGCGGTTGATCGCAGATTATCAAACAGGTATTATCGATAGGGAAAAGCTGGATGCCAGCGTGCAGGGATGGATCAATCATGCGCGCTATGGGAATACGGAAGGTCTACAGAAAAAAGTCTTATCGCATTACTATAGCCTTGAGTAG
- a CDS encoding 4Fe-4S dicluster domain-containing protein, with product MAHLTSRSAYRNLVERLNRFPQGAPPSQLLDKILQLLFTEKEAQLVALLPIKPFRAAAAARLWKMPLAESRAILDRLADKGIVLDVDKNGEPIYTLPPPMAGFFEFSMMRVRTDVDQKVLAELFYQYLNVEEEFIKALFTDGQTQLGRTFVHEPALPPEISLHVLEYERASEVIRSARFRAVGVCYCRHKMQHLGKACSAPLDICLTFNGPAESLIKHNVARAIDVQEGLDLLQQAYDHKLVQFGENVRESVGFICNCCGCCCEAMLAAKRFGALHPVHTTNYIPEIVESTCTGCGKCVEVCPVEAMALVSAGDPLRKKKKKARLEEEICLGCGVCVRACPEESLQLKARVSRVITPLNSTHRAVIMAVERGKLQNLIFDQGALQSHRAMAAILGVLLKAPPIKQAMASEQIKSRYFEWLVSRRKN from the coding sequence ATGGCTCATCTCACTTCGCGTTCCGCCTACCGGAATCTGGTTGAACGCCTGAACCGGTTCCCGCAAGGGGCTCCGCCGTCGCAGCTTCTCGATAAAATCCTGCAGCTGCTCTTCACCGAGAAGGAGGCGCAGCTGGTCGCCCTTCTCCCTATCAAGCCCTTCCGGGCGGCCGCTGCGGCCCGCCTGTGGAAAATGCCGCTCGCCGAGAGCCGGGCGATCCTTGACCGGCTGGCGGACAAGGGGATCGTGCTCGATGTGGACAAGAACGGCGAGCCGATCTACACCCTGCCCCCGCCGATGGCGGGATTCTTCGAGTTTTCGATGATGCGGGTGCGGACGGATGTCGATCAGAAGGTACTGGCGGAACTCTTCTATCAGTATCTCAATGTGGAAGAGGAGTTCATCAAGGCGCTCTTTACGGATGGGCAGACGCAGCTGGGACGGACCTTTGTCCACGAGCCGGCGCTTCCTCCGGAAATCTCCCTGCATGTGCTCGAGTACGAGCGCGCCAGCGAGGTCATACGCAGCGCCCGATTCCGGGCGGTGGGTGTCTGCTACTGCCGTCACAAGATGCAGCATCTGGGAAAGGCCTGCAGCGCCCCGCTCGACATCTGCCTGACCTTCAACGGCCCGGCCGAGTCCCTGATCAAGCATAACGTAGCCCGGGCCATCGATGTCCAGGAGGGGCTCGACCTTCTCCAGCAGGCCTATGACCACAAGCTGGTTCAGTTCGGTGAGAATGTCCGGGAATCGGTCGGATTCATCTGCAACTGCTGCGGATGCTGCTGCGAAGCGATGCTCGCGGCCAAACGGTTTGGAGCGCTGCACCCGGTGCATACGACCAACTATATTCCGGAGATCGTGGAGAGTACGTGTACGGGATGCGGCAAGTGCGTGGAGGTCTGTCCGGTTGAAGCGATGGCCCTGGTCTCAGCCGGAGATCCGCTCCGCAAGAAGAAAAAGAAAGCGCGTCTCGAAGAGGAGATCTGTCTCGGATGCGGGGTGTGCGTCCGGGCCTGCCCGGAAGAAAGCCTTCAGTTGAAGGCCAGGGTCTCCCGGGTGATCACCCCGCTCAATTCCACCCACCGTGCGGTCATCATGGCCGTCGAGCGGGGCAAGCTGCAAAACCTGATCTTCGATCAGGGCGCGCTGCAAAGCCATCGGGCGATGGCCGCGATACTTGGCGTGCTGCTCAAAGCCCCCCCAATCAAGCAGGCCATGGCCAGTGAGCAGATCAAGTCGAGGTATTTTGAGTGGCTGGTGTCCAGGCGCAAGAACTGA
- a CDS encoding uroporphyrinogen decarboxylase family protein, which yields MSTPRERMREAMELGTPARVPLMCQLSIGHMLLQLDVSPLEFWHDADLFAEGLCRLREIYQFDGVLVSLHGHDPDWRSGIRSRKETPSGEEVTWEDGTTLRYLSDDLPQPVVDERSPGLSASAALDLLPPRLTFIPVSQGLRFRIHPEHKFDIFRKVRNRLGDAFSLHGEITSPFDYFLDLLGHQSGLLSLLLEPEPSKEILRWYTGLIKELAVEMCSAGIDAIKVSSPFAGSGFISPEMYREFVLPFEGDIARAVRSRGIPIYTHTCGAISDRLEMLFAAGVSGIECLDPPPLGNVELADAKRRIGARGFIKGNIDSVNTLLLGSSAQILQDARQRIETGKQGGGFILSTACSVAPYVEREKLQLLHEAVDRWG from the coding sequence ATGAGCACTCCCCGCGAGAGGATGCGTGAAGCGATGGAGTTGGGAACTCCGGCACGTGTCCCTTTGATGTGTCAGCTCAGCATCGGACACATGCTGCTGCAGCTCGACGTTTCACCGCTCGAGTTTTGGCACGACGCCGATCTCTTTGCAGAGGGACTCTGCCGCCTGCGGGAGATCTATCAGTTCGATGGCGTGCTGGTTAGTCTGCACGGCCACGACCCGGACTGGAGATCGGGCATCAGATCCCGGAAAGAAACGCCCTCCGGTGAAGAGGTAACCTGGGAGGACGGCACCACCCTTCGCTATCTCTCTGATGACCTTCCCCAACCGGTCGTCGATGAACGATCACCCGGGCTTTCCGCAAGCGCGGCGCTCGATTTGCTCCCCCCAAGGCTTACCTTCATTCCCGTCTCGCAAGGCCTCAGATTCCGCATCCATCCGGAGCACAAGTTTGATATCTTCCGCAAGGTCAGAAACCGCCTCGGGGACGCCTTCTCGCTGCATGGGGAAATCACCTCTCCGTTCGACTACTTCCTCGATCTTCTCGGCCACCAATCGGGATTGCTCAGCCTTCTGCTCGAGCCCGAGCCGTCAAAGGAAATCCTGCGCTGGTACACCGGACTGATCAAGGAGCTTGCGGTGGAGATGTGTTCGGCGGGGATCGATGCGATCAAGGTCTCTTCGCCCTTCGCCGGGTCGGGATTCATCTCGCCGGAGATGTATCGTGAGTTCGTGCTCCCTTTCGAGGGCGACATCGCCCGTGCGGTGCGCAGCCGCGGCATCCCGATCTACACCCATACCTGCGGCGCGATCTCCGACCGCCTGGAGATGCTCTTTGCGGCCGGGGTCAGCGGCATAGAGTGCCTTGATCCGCCTCCGCTCGGAAATGTCGAGCTCGCAGATGCCAAGCGCCGGATCGGCGCCCGCGGATTCATCAAGGGCAACATCGACTCCGTCAACACCCTTCTCCTCGGCTCCAGTGCGCAGATCCTTCAGGATGCCCGGCAGCGCATCGAGACCGGCAAGCAGGGTGGAGGGTTCATCCTGAGCACGGCCTGCTCGGTTGCGCCGTATGTCGAGCGTGAGAAACTCCAGTTATTGCATGAAGCGGTCGATCGCTGGGGATAA
- a CDS encoding KamA family radical SAM protein — MAYKEILKNSLKSYEDLEKWLTDQKARVDPRLRDVIAKYPMRINTYYLGLIEKMNDGIWKQAVPDVEELVHYMDLSEDPLDEEGDIPLGGPRTIIHRYPDRVLLFVSIECAMYCRFCTRKRKVGDEHKNVSSEEINKGIEYIAAHDDIRDVLISGGDPLLLANKKLDEILGKLREIKHLDIIRIGTRVPCVWPMRIYEDQEFLDMLKSHTPKSLKEPQLFINTHFNHPNEITDQSYQAVKCLRDLGIPIGCQTVLLKGVNDDTDIMRELMHGLGRMGVKPYYLYYADLVEGTGHFRTEVYRGKEICRDLCGATTGFLRPTFVIDAQGGRGKIPVDLGYSDGISEDRKGGTFTSAIGLGKVYVNDPIERVAGKPVRYNPNRR; from the coding sequence ATGGCGTACAAAGAGATCCTTAAAAATTCATTGAAAAGCTACGAAGACCTCGAAAAATGGCTCACCGATCAAAAGGCGCGGGTCGATCCCCGCCTCCGGGATGTCATCGCGAAATATCCGATGCGGATCAACACCTATTACCTCGGCCTCATCGAAAAAATGAACGACGGCATCTGGAAACAGGCGGTGCCGGATGTCGAGGAGCTGGTGCATTACATGGATCTCAGCGAAGATCCCCTCGATGAAGAGGGCGATATCCCTCTGGGCGGCCCCAGGACCATTATTCACCGCTATCCGGACCGTGTCCTGCTCTTCGTTTCGATCGAGTGCGCGATGTATTGCCGTTTCTGCACGCGCAAGCGCAAGGTGGGCGATGAACACAAGAATGTCTCCAGCGAAGAGATCAACAAGGGAATCGAGTATATCGCCGCGCATGATGACATCCGCGATGTCCTCATCTCCGGCGGCGATCCCCTGTTGCTGGCCAACAAGAAACTGGATGAGATTCTCGGCAAGCTGAGGGAGATCAAACACCTGGACATCATCCGCATCGGTACGCGGGTCCCCTGCGTCTGGCCGATGCGGATCTACGAGGACCAGGAATTCCTCGATATGCTCAAGAGTCATACGCCCAAATCACTGAAAGAGCCCCAGCTCTTCATCAACACCCATTTCAATCATCCCAACGAGATCACCGATCAGAGCTATCAGGCGGTCAAATGCTTGCGGGATCTGGGCATTCCCATCGGCTGTCAGACGGTGCTCCTCAAGGGGGTCAACGACGATACCGATATCATGCGTGAGCTGATGCACGGCCTCGGCCGCATGGGCGTCAAGCCTTACTATCTCTATTATGCCGATCTGGTCGAGGGAACCGGCCACTTCCGCACCGAGGTCTACAGAGGCAAGGAGATCTGCCGGGACCTCTGCGGCGCGACCACCGGCTTTTTGCGCCCCACCTTTGTCATTGACGCGCAGGGCGGTCGTGGCAAGATACCGGTGGATTTGGGGTATTCAGACGGGATCAGCGAGGACAGAAAAGGGGGAACCTTCACCTCAGCGATCGGACTTGGCAAGGTCTATGTCAATGATCCGATCGAACGGGTGGCCGGTAAGCCGGTGCGGTATAACCCGAACCGCCGGTAG
- a CDS encoding L-serine ammonia-lyase produces the protein MESIKEIYKIGHGPSSSHTMGPRKAAERFLGKNSQADHFNITLFGSLAATGKGHLTDLVIHNVFSGRRAEIKWEPGIFLPRHPNAMEFTAFDQAGSLIDRWIAYSVGGGAVVDDTSGLETVPIYPHTTMNSILEYCLHNGLKFWEYVEKVEGPEIWDFLKHIWDAMQESIRRGLISDGILPGSLKLPRKARQFKAKADQYSGPFRRRAQIFAYALAVSEENAAGGVIVTAPTCGASGVLPAVLYYHKKVYKTEREVILKALSTAGLIGSLVKANASISGAEVGCQGEVGTACAMASAAAAQIMGGTITQIEYAAEMGLEHHLGLTCDPVEGLVQIPCIERNAFGAQRALAHNTYALMSDGRHRISFDEVVKTMYETGISLQSQYRETSLGGLALRDARPT, from the coding sequence ATGGAATCGATCAAAGAGATATACAAAATCGGACATGGGCCTTCAAGCAGCCATACCATGGGACCACGGAAGGCCGCTGAACGGTTTCTCGGAAAAAACAGCCAGGCTGACCATTTCAACATTACCTTGTTCGGCAGCCTGGCAGCCACTGGCAAAGGGCACTTGACGGATCTGGTCATTCACAACGTTTTTTCCGGCCGGAGGGCGGAAATCAAATGGGAACCCGGCATTTTTCTGCCCAGGCACCCCAACGCCATGGAATTTACAGCATTTGACCAGGCCGGATCCTTGATTGATCGCTGGATAGCCTACAGTGTGGGGGGAGGCGCCGTGGTGGATGATACCTCTGGTCTGGAAACCGTTCCGATCTATCCGCATACCACCATGAATTCGATTCTGGAATACTGTCTTCATAACGGACTGAAATTCTGGGAATATGTCGAGAAAGTCGAAGGTCCGGAAATCTGGGATTTTTTAAAACACATCTGGGATGCGATGCAGGAGAGCATTCGTCGCGGCCTGATTTCGGATGGCATTTTGCCCGGCAGTTTGAAACTCCCCCGCAAAGCTCGTCAATTCAAGGCAAAAGCAGATCAGTATTCCGGGCCTTTCAGGCGCAGAGCGCAGATCTTTGCTTATGCCCTCGCTGTATCCGAAGAAAATGCAGCTGGAGGGGTAATTGTAACGGCTCCCACCTGCGGTGCAAGTGGAGTTTTGCCTGCTGTGCTGTACTACCATAAAAAAGTGTACAAGACAGAGAGGGAGGTTATTCTCAAAGCCTTGTCCACTGCCGGATTGATAGGCAGCCTGGTGAAAGCCAATGCCTCCATCTCCGGGGCTGAGGTGGGATGCCAGGGGGAAGTGGGTACGGCCTGTGCGATGGCTTCCGCTGCCGCAGCACAAATCATGGGCGGTACCATCACTCAGATCGAATACGCCGCGGAAATGGGCCTGGAACATCACCTCGGATTAACCTGTGATCCGGTGGAAGGACTGGTGCAAATACCCTGTATCGAAAGAAATGCCTTCGGCGCACAGCGCGCCCTGGCCCACAACACCTATGCCCTCATGTCCGACGGCCGTCACCGGATCAGCTTTGATGAAGTGGTGAAAACCATGTATGAAACCGGGATCAGCCTGCAAAGCCAATACCGCGAAACGTCCCTCGGCGGTCTGGCATTGAGGGATGCAAGACCAACCTGA